In a genomic window of Gloeocapsopsis dulcis:
- a CDS encoding DUF5615 family PIN-like protein has protein sequence MKLLFDQNLSYKLTTRLADVFPDSCHVQFHGLEERTDTEIWEFARMNNFCIVTQDADFAERSRLYGSPPKVIWLRCGNAPTTQVEALLRSGAEAIQELLDNLSLHCLELY, from the coding sequence TTGAAGCTGCTGTTTGATCAAAATTTGAGCTACAAGCTTACAACTCGACTGGCAGATGTGTTCCCTGATTCGTGTCATGTTCAGTTTCATGGACTGGAAGAGAGAACCGACACTGAAATATGGGAATTTGCCAGAATGAATAACTTTTGTATCGTCACTCAAGATGCGGATTTTGCAGAGAGAAGCCGCTTGTATGGTTCACCACCCAAAGTGATATGGCTCCGTTGCGGGAATGCACCAACAACACAAGTTGAAGCTTTGCTTCGTTCAGGGGCAGAAGCCATTCAAGAACTTCTAGATAACTTAAGTCTGCATTGCTTAGAACTCTACTGA